The nucleotide sequence ACCGATCAGAGCCAACGTAGTCAAAAAGTGGGCATAGCGATCGCGCTGAACAATTTGGGTGGATGCGGGTGCCATCTTTAGATTAAGTTTTTCGCCCACCCGGGCCTCGATATCAGGATTGAGATGCGAGAAAGTTCCAACTGCTCCGGATAATTTTCCGACGGCGATCATTTCGATGGCTTGATCAAGCCGAGCCAAATGACGGCCCAGCTCATCGTACCAAACGGCCAGTTTCAAACCGAAAGTGGTCGGTTCCGCATGAACGCCATGGGAGCGACCGATGCAATAGCTGTACCGATGCTCCAGCGCGCGACGTTTGATAACCTCTCGAAGCTGAATAAGATCGTTGCGGATGATCTCTCCAGCCTCTTTCAGGAGCAGGGCATTGGCCGTATCTAATAAGTCCGATGAAGTCATCCCCAAATGGACGTAACGAGACGCCTCGCCGACATATTCCGCCACATTGGTCAAAAACGCAATAACGTCATGCTTTACTTCTCGCTCAATTTCTAAAATACGTTGCGTATTAAACTGTGCTTTGCCACGGATTTGTTCCATTGCCTCAGCCGGGATAGCCCCCAATTCGGCCTGGACCTCACACACGCAGAGCTCCACCTTTAGCCAGGTGCGAAATTTATTTTCTTCGGTCCAGATCGCCCCCATGGCCGGCAGCGTATATCGCTGAATCACTGCGCCTCCTCATCGGATTTCTTCCAATTTCAATGATAGGGAAATATTCCTTCCTTGGCGAATCACTCGCATCTCCAATACATCGCCACCTTTCACATCTGAGTTGTCGATCACCGCCCAGACATCTTCTTTGCTATGGATCTCTTGCTCATTGATGGCGACGATCACATCTCCGATTTTAAAACCTGCACGACTGGCTGGGCTGTTTTTTTCCACACCCGAGACAATCACGCCATCGGTTGAGCGCAAACCTAAATATCGGGCTAAAGAAAAAGTGATGTCCTCAATTTCGAGGCCGGTTCGGAATCTACGATTGACTCTGCCAAATTGCCGTAACTCCTGAATGATCCGTTTAGCCCGATTTATCGGAATGGCAAAACCGAGACCAATGGAGGTTCCAGTCCGCTCACTCCCCGAAAAAATAAAGGTGTTGATCCCGATGACTTCGCCCACACTATTGACCAACGGTCCGCCGCTATTCCCACTATTGATCGCCGCATCGGTCTGAATCATGTCCTTATAGACCCGATTATCGCTTTGTTTGCCGAAATCCCGATCGGTTGCGCTGATAATCCCCTGGGTCACCGATGGCTGACCCATATCGAATAGACCAAATGGATTCCCAAAGGCAATTGCCCATTCGCCGATGATCAGATCATCAGAATTTCCTAAGATGACGTATGGCAACGGTTCGGTAGAATCGATCTTGAGCAACGCAATATCGGAAATATAATCCGATGCCACAACGTTTGCCTGGAATTTTTTGCCATTGGGCAGCGTGACGACGATCTCTGCCGCCTGGTTGACCACATGCTCGTTGGTCACGATATATCCCTCTGGGGAAATGATAAATCCAGAACCCAACCCTTTGACGATCTGCTGTCGGGTCTCTGGGAAAAAATGTCGGAAGAACGGATCATCGAACAACCAATCTCGGGAACGATACTCCCGAATCTGCAGCACATTGATCCCAACCACAGCAGGACTGACCAATCGGACCGCCTCTGTAATTGCATTGCGCCGAGAATTTTCAAACGGCGCTGGCGTGGGAGCCGATCCTTGCATAGGGTTCTGATTCGTTGCCACATAACTAGCTGGCATCGCATTGGTGTGAAAGATCGGTGATTGCTGTCGTGGTTTTATCTTCGGTGCCACCATAAATCCGATCAAGCAGCCAATGACCAGAACTATCATGTGAGACCAAATCTTCTTCATTTTTTTATCTCTGAAAGATTTCGTTGCGATATTTTTTGTGCAGATTGGTTAAAGTTTGATCATCTGATCTAACAGCTATTTCGTTACAAAAAATGGCAAGCTATCTGAGACCCTCCATGAATGTTATTCTGTTCAGCCTTATTAACAAAAACATTTTTCAATGTAACCTGCGGCTTACAGAGCATTCCAAATTGGATTTGGTACAGAGCTATTTGAATTGATGAATTCGCTTCCTCAAAAATCAAAAGAGAATTCGCACAGATTAAGCTGCGATGCTATGTGCAAGATGCCATACAGGTTCGTCCGATTCATAACCCAAATAAGCACCGCGCAGTTGAAAACTCTCAATGTTTGCTAAAAGTACACCTATTCAAATTCAAGCTATCGGGCTTTTACTTTTTCCCAGTCAGCTAAAAACCGTTCGATCCCTAAATCTGTCAATGGATGCTTCACCAATTGTTCGATGACTTTGAACGGGATCGTGGCAATATGGGCACCCGCCAAGGCTGCCTCAACCACGTGCAGCGGATTTCGAATGCTTGCTACGATGATTTCAGTTTTGAATTGATAGTTGCGAAAGATGGTCACGATGTCACGCACTAAATCCATGCCCCAATCACTGATGTCGTCAATACGGCCAACGAATGGGCTGACGTAGCTGGCACCAGCCTTTGCTGCAAGCAATGCTTGTGACGCGCTGAAGATCAAGGTGACGTTCACGCGGATGCCTTCCGACTCAAGTTGTTTGATGGCGCGCAATCCGTCCTTGGTGATTGGTATTTTTACGACGATATTGGGGTGGATTTTCGCCAGCTCGCGTCCCTCTCGGATCATGCCATCTGCATCGAGACTGACGACTTCGGCGCTGACGGGACCATTTACCAATTGACAGATAGCACGCAAAATATCTTCAAATTTCCCTGGTACTTTTGAAACCAAAGAGGGATTAGTCGTTACACCATCCAATACGCCCAGTGCCGCAGCTTGCCGGATCTCATTGATATCAGCCGTATCAATAAAAAATTTCATCGCAAACAACCTCCAGTTCAGATTCCAGATCAATAGTAAATTTTCTCAAGGCAAAGTCCTTTTGCTGGGACTGTTGGCCCAGCTTGGCTTCGGTCGCGGGATTCCAGAATGACGGGGATCTGTTCAATCGCAGTAAATCCTCTGCCGACATTGATCAGCGTGCCCAGAATAATTCTCACCATGTGATGCAGAAAGCGATTGGCAACGATTGTTAAAATTATTAGATCGTCTTTTTGTTCCAATTTGATGAGCTCAACAAAACAGCGATAATGTTCTAATGGCTGATCCACGTGACAAAAGGCCCGAAAATCGTGCTCCCCAAGCAAATATTGGGCGGCCAGATTCATTCGTGGCAGATCCAATTTGGATTTGTAGCACCAAACATACCATCGATCGATGGCTCTCTCTCGGGTCGTGATGGTATAACTATAGGCGCGTTTGATCGCATCGAAGCGGGCATGAAAATTTTCTGGGGCCTCTTCCGAAGCGATAATTCTTACATCCCTCGGCAGGTTGCCATTCAATGCAGCCGTTATGATATTTACTGGCATAGAATTGGAAATGAGGAAATTGGCCACTTGCCCACGGGCGTGAACACCTGCATCGGTACGGCCAGCGCCATGAACCGTGATTTCTTGGTTGAAAATAACCTTAAGCGCTCGCTGAATTTCTCCTTGAACCGTCCTCAGTCCCGGTTGGTATTGCCAGCCATGAAAACGGGTTCCATCATATTCGAGCAATAGCTTTATGTTTCTCATACCACTCATATCATCAATCATCAGACATTTTTGCTGCCCCATCGAAAATCGATTTGTGGTCATTTTAATTTGAATTGCCCAGAAAATCTCATCTCCGAGAAAAAACAAGCCGCGATTGAGTGATGCTGTGATGACCATGATGCAGCAATTTTGGGGAACCAATGAATAATCGACTGCCAGTCTCGAATTCATGTGTTTGGTTCAAGCTATTGCGTCGGTGTTGCGTGGTCATGATTCAAAATTTTACTAGGATGAGAATTGCCATAAAAATAGCATTGATCCCCAAAACAAAATAATCAACATAATGAAACGATAGTTCCTTGAATGTGGAGCGGCCTTTTCCTCCAACATAGCATCGCGCATCCATTGCTAAGGCTAATTCGTCGGCGCGCCGGAAAACCGAGACAAACAAGGGCAAAATGATGGGAAAAACGCTCTTGATGCGCTGGATCAGATTTCCATCGAACCTTGCGCCACGAGACATTTGGGCCTTTTGTAGCTTGTCCGCTTCTGCTAATAATGTTGGGATGAAGCGCAACGAAAGGGTCATCATCAGGGTCAACTCATGGGTTGAAATTCCGAAACGTTGAAGTGGCTTCAAAAACCGACCCAGCGCATCGGTGATCTCCATTGGCGAAGTGGTTAACGTCAATAGTGCAGCGAATAAGATCAGAATCGACAGACGAAGCGAATAGATCAGACCGTTTTTTAAGCCCACATCGGTAATATTCATTTTAATTAACGGCAAGGTGAGCAATAGCTGACCTGAACGGGTCAGAAGAACCTGGAAAAACAAGGTCAAAATAAGCAGCCAGAAAAAAGGGCGGAGGTTGCTAAAGACAAGGTATGGGGGGATTTTCGATAGAGCGATAATGATGACCAATAGCATAAGAGCCAACGCTAATTTTATCAAGCTCAATGTCACCATAAAAGTGGTCATCATGGTCAATATAAAGAGCAATTTCGTCCGCGGGTCGAGTCGATGCACGAAAGATTCTGATGGATAATAGAGTCCCAGAGTAATATCTTTTAAAATGGCCATTCAAACTCTCGTTTGAACAATCGCGGTGAAGACCCATTATCCGATTTCGACCGAGAAAAGGATGCCTCACCGAAGACAAGCATAATCATTTGTTATGTTGATTCATTGGTTAGAGGCAATATAATAAATTTTATTTAAAAAATCAAGTGGCTGGTCTTGGCGAGGAAAATTTCTCTTGACTTTTTGATGATTTTATTTTAAGTTGTATGGCAATTTAGCCAATTATATTAACGGCAATTCAACACTTACTTTCGCCTCACAAACAACCTGAAAATCTGAACCAACCTCGGGAGGAAACTTTATGGCAGAAGCGAAGGCCTCATCGGGAGTGTCCTACAAGCCTTATGTGCCGGCAGATCAGAGTCTCAAGGAATTCACGCTGAAAGCATTGCTAATTGGACTGGTCATGTGTGTGGTGTTGGGAGCTGCCAACGCATACCTTGGGCTGAAAGCGGGGATGACGATCGCAGCAACCTATCCAGCAGCCGTCATCGGGATGGCGGTTCTCCGACTCTTCAAGGGGAATATCCTTGAGGAAAATATGGCACGAACCGTTGGCTCGATTGGGGAATCGGTTGCTGCTGGCGCCATTTTTACGCTGCCAGCTTTTTTTATTGCCAAAATCTGGTATCCCAGCTTTTTTACAGCAAAAAATTACATTCTATCCGCAGTCATTATGTTGGTCGGCGGAATTCTGGGCATTATGTTTGTCGCCCTATTGCGGCGAGTAATGGTGGAGGACACAGAGCTGCCGTTCCCCGAATCTGTTGCTGCGGCGGAAATTCATAAAGCGGGTCGCGCCGGTGGGACGGGCGCCAAATTTTTGTTCAGCGCCATGGGCATCGGAGCCGTAATCCAGGCCATGATCCAATTTAACATCTTCAAGAGCACCTGGGAACATTTTGTTGGCTTCGCCAAGAAGGTCATCGATCTCAGGTCTACTGGACAAGCGGTGGGACAAAGCGGCATCCTGTTAAGCTCGCCAGGTATCAGTCCCGCCTATATCGGCGTTGGCTATATCATTGGTCCTAAACTTGCGTCCCTTAACTTTAGCGGCGGACTGTTGGCGTGGGGTTTATTTGTACCGATTTTAACCTATTTCATTGGTCCCACATTGGTTCCCTCAGGAGAGGCGGAAACCGCAACGTGGATTGGAATGGCCACGAATGTGTGGCGGTTCATTGTGCGACCGGTCGCCATCGGTGGGATGCTAATGAGCGCGGCCTATACCTTGTTCCGAATGCGAAATAGCTTGGCGGTTGGATTAAAACGCTCGATCGGCGATGTGAAAAAGGCCGCCACTGGAGAACATGTCATCATTCGGACCGAAAAAGATTTGAGCTTTCCACAGGTGCTGCTCGGCATTCTGCTAACTGCTATTGCCACATTCTTCATTTATCTTTATTTCGCCAAAGACCCAGTTGCCGCGCTGGTGGCAATGATCGTGATGATCCTGGCTGGGTTCTTTTTTGCCGCAGTGTCTGGCTATCTGGTTGGCATCATCGGTTCCAGCAATAACCCAATCAGCGGGTTGACCATTTCCACCTTGCTCATTGCTGCGATTTTGATGGTGGTTTTAGGGATGAAAGAGGACACTGGTGTCGCGGCAGTATTGGGCGTAGCGGCTGTGGTATGTGTGGCTGCGGCTGTGGCCGGTGAAATGTTGCAAGATCTAAAGGTCGGTCATATCCTCGGTGGAACGCCATGGAAAATGCAGGTTGGCGATCTCATCGGTGTGACCTTGGCCGCGGCTGTGATGTTTCTGCCGATCATCGTGCTTCACGAGGGCGACATCAAGACCGGTGGCACTGGTCTGGGCGGCGCCAAATATCCTGCCCCTCAAGCCAGCCTGATGGCATTGCTATCGCAGGGGATTGTGAAGGGCGATATGGCCTGGCCGCTGATTATTGTTGGGATGCTGATGGGCTTCGGATTGATCCTGATGCAGGTTCGCAGCCCGATGCTGGTGAGCGTTGGGATGTATTTGCCATTAGAAACGACCTTTGCCATTTTCATCGGCGGATTAATTAAGGGGATCGTCGAGAAAGTTAGCGCAGCGCGAAACCACAATGCGGCGCAAAAGGCTCGCGTCGAGAACAATGGTGTGCTACTGGCTGCTGGGCTGATCGCTGGTGAGGCGCTCATTGGGCTGCTTTTTGCCTTACTCGCTGTGCTCGAAATCAAATATGGCTCGATTTTGCCAACGATATTCCCGTTCCTCCCATTGCCGTTTTGGGTGAGTTTATTATTATTGGTCTTTATCGGCTGGCTGCTGGTCCAAATCCCCATCAAAAACGCTGGCAAAGCAGATGAACCAGCGCCACCCAGCGCAGTGATGTAAAGTTATTATTTTGGGGGGACTCTTTTAAAGAGTCTCCCCGTATTTTATCACTTGCTTTTGCAGGTTCAAAATGATCAAAAGGATCAGAATTGAGGGATATACATCGTTTCGTGCACTCGATCTGGAGCTAAAGCCGCTCGCTGTCATTTTTGGACCCAATGCCTCAGGGAAAAGCAACATTTTAGATGCAATTTTTTTGATCTCTCGCCTTGCCACACAAAAAAATATCAATGAGGCATTCATCGGCCATCGCGGCTTTCTGTTAGAGAGCTTTCTAGATAGTGTGGAGAAATAGAAATATGGATCAATCTTTAAAATGAGAAACCTGTACACAATTTTTAATTTAAGGTTCGAAAGAGAACCGTCCTCAAAAAAATCTTTGCCCAAGAAACAGACATAAAAACGTTGAATTTGGGAGTTATTTTTTTAATCTAGAGTGCATATTGATGAAATTTCATACCGCATTTTTCTATTTTGAAGCTTATCTTTCAATATATTGCCAGAACAAAAGTGAAAGCGAACCTTTTCGATCAGATTCCCGAACCTACCATCCAATTCGAAGAATTGGAGGACGGCACTATTATTTTGATTCAGCCGAAGTTTACTAATAAATGGCTGATGAGATATATTCTCCCTCGTCTCAGCAAGCCAAATTTTCGAATTAAGCTCGACAGTTTCGGGAGCTTCGTTTGGAAACTGATAAATGGTCAAAATACCGTAGAGCAAATTGCCAATCTATTTCAGGCACGGTTCAAGGGAGAAATTGCCTCGGTTCATGAGAGGGTAGCTTTGTTCGTTCAAATGTTAGCTCGTCATGGTTTTATCCGTTATAAAAATGATGCGAACGGATCAGCAAACTAAATCTTGCACTTGGAATTTCTCTTCGAAGTCGAATAATTCGTCGTTTCTTTTGCAGCACCGAATACAGCGGCGAGTTTGATCACTGAGCGGAATGTAATAAAAAAAACCAATATCGTAACGAATATTTTGAATCAAGCATGTGGGTGAAGACTGGGTTTCCAATTCATGAACATTTTCTTTACTAAAGCTTTTTTGATTTATTTGGGGGCGCTGGTTTCGGTTATTCTGAGTATTGGTGGCGGTTCAGCTCAATCATTGGAAAGAGTCGATCGGGATTCAGCGGCTTCTTATTACGTCAAGATCGAAGGGGAGATCAATCTCGGTGTACCGAATTATTTATCCAGGGTCATCCAACAAGCCAATCGAGAACGAGCCGGGGCGGTCATTTTGGAGATCAATACGCCAGGTGGGCGAGTCGATGCAGCGCTGGAGATTCGGGATGCGATTTTTGGAGCCGAAGTGCCAGTGGTTGCGTTCATCAATCACGAGGCGGCTTCGGCTGGGGCACTGATCTCGCTGTCTTGTGACAGTATCTATATGTCTCCTGGCAGCTCGATTGGCGCCGTCACTCCAGTCGATATGCAAGGCCAGAAAGCATCAGAAAAAATGGTCTCTTATCTTCGTTCCGTTATGCGGTCGATTGCGCAGCGGAATCATCGCCCAGTGGATCTTGCTGAAGCAATGGTGGATGAGGATGTGTCCATCCCAGGCGTGATTGAAAAAGGGAAACTGCTGACCTTGACGGCCGAGGAAGCAGTGAGACTGAGAATGGCTGATGCTGTCTTGGAGGATCTTGATGGGGTTCTTGAGCGTCTCCAGCTAAGCACGGAACGAATGATCCGCACCCGAATTACCTGGTCTGAAAAACTGGTGTACTGGCTCACTAATCCCATTATCAGCTCGCTATTATTGACCCTTGGGATTTTGGGGTTGATCTTTGAGGTCCGAACCCCAGGCTGGGGAATCGGCGGAACGCTATCGCTTTTGGCGCTGGCGCTCTTTTTCGGAAGCCATTATTTGGTCAATTTGGCTCAATGGACTGAAATCCTGATTTTCTTGGCTGGACTGGTATTGATCCTTCTGGAGATATTTGTCATCCCTGGATTTGGATTGCCAGGAATTTTGGGGATCGCGCTCATTTTGGCCAGCTTCGTGCTCAGCCTTCTTCCTAAATTGGAAGGTATTGGCTTCGAAGAGATCCTGAACTCTATTACGAAAGTGGGGATCTCGTTCATCGCTGCTTTTATTCTGATCATCCCGATCATTCAATTGGTCCCTAAATCGCGGGCGTTTCAAAAATTGATCCTCGATACCAGTGAAAAAAGCGCTGAAGGTTATCGTTCATCTCCAGCATATTACGAACAGTTTTTAGGCGCTGAGGGTACTGCAGTTTCGCCGTTGCGACCTGTTGGCATCGGATTATTTAATGGACAGCGCTTGAATGTTGTGGCTGAAGGCGATTTCATTGAGCCCAATCAGAAGATCAAGATCATTAAGGTAGAGGGAAATCGGGTGATCGTCAGGAAGATCTCCTGATCCCTACGCTGTAGCTCTATGATTCGTACAAATTTTTCAAACTCGATCATTTGGACATTCTGAGGGCAGCGCACGCGGGAATCGAGTCAAGAATTAGATAAATGAGCTTCCAAGGTTAATCAATTGATGGGCCGGCTGAGATACTAAAATTTTTGAATGGTTCATATGATCCGAGCGGTGCGATCCATGTTTGCATTCCAATTTTTTCCATTAAATTTTAGTAAAACTTGTTCAGATTATTAAGATTCATGAGCAAGTACAAGATCATTTCGAGCGAAGCGAGAAATCCTTTTATCAAACCGAGTAATCTGGAAATATATAGATTCCTCACACCGATTCGCTTCGTTCGGAACGATATGGCTTGTTTCATCTGACTCAATAGTATTGATTAGGCGATGGAATATGGCAGTAGAACTTCTCGTTGGTAGTTTGATCATCATTGGATTTTTGCTGATTCTGATCGAAATCTTTCTCGTGCCAGGCTTCAATATTTTTGGCGTGTTTGGATTTGTGATGGTCGTCTTGGGGATCATTTTTGCATATAGCAAACTAAGCTTGGCTGTGGCGAATCTGGTGCTGTTGGGTTCATTGATCGCTGCGGGGGTTTTGGTCCGAGTCATCGTCAAGTCGAAAAGTTGGCGTCGTATTGTTTTAGATGTGCAACAAGATAAGGCCCAAGGCTTTCATGCTTCGCCAGAAAATCTGCTCCAATTGGTCGGCAAAACTGGGATCGCCTATACGCCGCTCCGGCCTGCCGGCATTGCTTTGATCGATGAGCAGAAAATCGATGTAATGACTGAGGGGAGCTTTGTGGAACGCAACAGGCCGATCGAGGTGATCATGGTTGAGGGAAACCGGGTCCTCGTACGAGAAATCTCTTAAGATCTCGATGGAATTTATTTGATGTGTGCTTAGAGGAGCTTTTCCGAGTGGAAGGGAGATTTTCTTTTCAAAACTAATTTCCAACTCGTTTGAAACCGCAATTTGTCTAAAACCGTTCTCGTTAAAAGGGCTGCTTGCACGATTGATTCGGCGGAATCATTCAAGCGTGCTCTTTTCCAACTCGAGTCCGTTATGGTTTCTTTTTTTGCTTTAGCAAAAAGCAATTGATACCAAATAAGATGGTCCAAGATTGACGTGGTTTCATGTCGTTCAATCGAGAAATAAAAAAAGTTTCATCCCCAAAAAGTGCTTCATCATTATTGATCATCATTTGGAGGTAAGGTCATGAGTCCCACTGCATTGATTGTGTTGATTGTTATTGCAATCGTAATTTTCTTGTCGCTATTTTCATATTTTATTCCTGTCGGCCTTTGGATCACAGCGTATTTCTCGGGTGTGAAGGTTCGTATTTTGCGAGATCTAGTCGGGATGCGGCTGAGGAAGGTGAACCCGCATCTAATTATCCGGCCGTTGATCAGCGCTACTAAGGCAGGGATTCCTGTGGATATCAATAAATTGGAGGCGCATTATTTGGCTGGCGGTAATGTGGAGCGGGTGGTCAATGCGCTAATTTCGGCGGATAAAGCGAATATCAATCTTTCGTTTGAAAGGGCGACGGCTATCGATCTGGCAGGCAGAGATGTCCTGGAGGCGGTGAAGCTTAGCGTGAATCCCAAGGTGATCGAGACCCCGTTGGTGGCAGCCGTGGCGAAAGATGGAATTCAAGTGAAGGCTACCAGCCGCGTAACGGTTCGCGCCAATATCGACCGACTTGTTGGTGGCGCTGGTGAGGAAACCATTGTGGCCCGAGTTGGGGAAGGGATCGTGACGACCATCGGGTCAGCCGAGTCCCATAAGCAAGTGCTTGAAAACCCGGATTTGATCTCCAAAACCGTGCTGAAAAAAGGGCTCGATGCCGGAACCGCTTTTGAAATTCTGTCCATCGATATCGCGGATGTAGATGTGGGGGATAATATCGGAGCGAAATTGCAGACCGATCAGGCTGAAGCAGATAAGCGGATTGCACAAGCGAAAGCAGAGGAACGGCGCGCCATGGCCGTGGCTCGAGAGCAGGAGATGAAAGCGCTGACACAGGAAATGCAAGCGCGTGTGGTCGAGGCCGAAGCTGAATTACCCAAAGCGATGGCCCAGGCGTTCCGCGAGGGCAAACTCGGTATCATGGATTATCTCAATCTAAAGAACATTCAAGCTGATACCAGAATGCGCGAAACCATTGCTGGCTCGGGCTCACCCAAAAAGGCTGAATAATCATTTGTTCGACGAATCTTTTGCTGGTTCTAATGATGCCTGTATTGTTGAAAGTGAGATCATGAATAGGCGATATAGCTATTATTGAATGCCCGGAGGAGAACTATTGCATTTGCAGCAAAAATGTCATTCCGAACAAGGTGAGGAAGCTGGTGACATTCAAATTATTTCATATAAAGATTTCTCCCTGCGATCGAAACGAGAGAGAGGCGAATTTTCGTTCAAACACTATTTGAACCCAGGTGCAAATTGATTGGGAAGTGGAGCTGATTGTCTATCATAGATCAAGTTGGTCAAATGGTTTGCACGGCTTTTCGATGGTCGAGCAATGAAACCCATTCATAACCGGCGATTGTTATGCATTCCAGGTGGCATCAATAATCAGCATGATCACTTTTGAGTTGCACGAACCTGTATCGATAGTGCAATCCTACTCCCATATAGCTGTGCGACTATTAATTGATGCGGTCCAACAAACTTATTAATTGCGGGCGATGATGCCGAGGAAACGACGCGTTGGTCAACCGCTCCGCTTTAATCTGAAGGATTGATGGTCGGAAGTTATTACTCAATAGAAAGATCCAAGGTAGACTATGAACGACGTGATTACTATATTGATCATTTTAGCTGCCCTGATTTCATTTTTGAATAAAATCTTTGGTCAAAGGAAAAAAGCAGGGACGGAGCAGCGGCTCCCAAATGGCGAATCGCCACTCCCGTCCTGGTTTCCGCCATGGCTGGAGTCGGATACCGAGGAATTCCCGAAGTCAATACCTAAACGAAAGAAATCAGAACAAGCGCCATCGCAGCAGACAGAAAAGCGAAAAGCCGAGCCGCTGGTTGAACCAGTCGCACCTCTGCGGCAGCCGCAACCTTATGCTGAACCAAGTCCAGCTATGGAAGCCATCAGAAGCGAGAATCCTTTATTGCGATCTGTTAAAATGGCGCTGGAGTCGAACAATGAACTGAAACGAGCGATTTTATTTGCAGAAATACTAGGTCCGTG is from candidate division KSB1 bacterium and encodes:
- a CDS encoding oligopeptide transporter, OPT family — translated: MAEAKASSGVSYKPYVPADQSLKEFTLKALLIGLVMCVVLGAANAYLGLKAGMTIAATYPAAVIGMAVLRLFKGNILEENMARTVGSIGESVAAGAIFTLPAFFIAKIWYPSFFTAKNYILSAVIMLVGGILGIMFVALLRRVMVEDTELPFPESVAAAEIHKAGRAGGTGAKFLFSAMGIGAVIQAMIQFNIFKSTWEHFVGFAKKVIDLRSTGQAVGQSGILLSSPGISPAYIGVGYIIGPKLASLNFSGGLLAWGLFVPILTYFIGPTLVPSGEAETATWIGMATNVWRFIVRPVAIGGMLMSAAYTLFRMRNSLAVGLKRSIGDVKKAATGEHVIIRTEKDLSFPQVLLGILLTAIATFFIYLYFAKDPVAALVAMIVMILAGFFFAAVSGYLVGIIGSSNNPISGLTISTLLIAAILMVVLGMKEDTGVAAVLGVAAVVCVAAAVAGEMLQDLKVGHILGGTPWKMQVGDLIGVTLAAAVMFLPIIVLHEGDIKTGGTGLGGAKYPAPQASLMALLSQGIVKGDMAWPLIIVGMLMGFGLILMQVRSPMLVSVGMYLPLETTFAIFIGGLIKGIVEKVSAARNHNAAQKARVENNGVLLAAGLIAGEALIGLLFALLAVLEIKYGSILPTIFPFLPLPFWVSLLLLVFIGWLLVQIPIKNAGKADEPAPPSAVM
- a CDS encoding energy-coupling factor transporter transmembrane protein EcfT; its protein translation is MAILKDITLGLYYPSESFVHRLDPRTKLLFILTMMTTFMVTLSLIKLALALMLLVIIIALSKIPPYLVFSNLRPFFWLLILTLFFQVLLTRSGQLLLTLPLIKMNITDVGLKNGLIYSLRLSILILFAALLTLTTSPMEITDALGRFLKPLQRFGISTHELTLMMTLSLRFIPTLLAEADKLQKAQMSRGARFDGNLIQRIKSVFPIILPLFVSVFRRADELALAMDARCYVGGKGRSTFKELSFHYVDYFVLGINAIFMAILILVKF
- a CDS encoding PqqD family protein; the protein is MKANLFDQIPEPTIQFEELEDGTIILIQPKFTNKWLMRYILPRLSKPNFRIKLDSFGSFVWKLINGQNTVEQIANLFQARFKGEIASVHERVALFVQMLARHGFIRYKNDANGSAN
- the truA gene encoding tRNA pseudouridine(38-40) synthase TruA, translating into MRNIKLLLEYDGTRFHGWQYQPGLRTVQGEIQRALKVIFNQEITVHGAGRTDAGVHARGQVANFLISNSMPVNIITAALNGNLPRDVRIIASEEAPENFHARFDAIKRAYSYTITTRERAIDRWYVWCYKSKLDLPRMNLAAQYLLGEHDFRAFCHVDQPLEHYRCFVELIKLEQKDDLIILTIVANRFLHHMVRIILGTLINVGRGFTAIEQIPVILESRDRSQAGPTVPAKGLCLEKIYY
- a CDS encoding AAA family ATPase, encoding MIKRIRIEGYTSFRALDLELKPLAVIFGPNASGKSNILDAIFLISRLATQKNINEAFIGHRGFLLESFLDSVEK
- a CDS encoding trypsin-like peptidase domain-containing protein; this translates as MKKIWSHMIVLVIGCLIGFMVAPKIKPRQQSPIFHTNAMPASYVATNQNPMQGSAPTPAPFENSRRNAITEAVRLVSPAVVGINVLQIREYRSRDWLFDDPFFRHFFPETRQQIVKGLGSGFIISPEGYIVTNEHVVNQAAEIVVTLPNGKKFQANVVASDYISDIALLKIDSTEPLPYVILGNSDDLIIGEWAIAFGNPFGLFDMGQPSVTQGIISATDRDFGKQSDNRVYKDMIQTDAAINSGNSGGPLVNSVGEVIGINTFIFSGSERTGTSIGLGFAIPINRAKRIIQELRQFGRVNRRFRTGLEIEDITFSLARYLGLRSTDGVIVSGVEKNSPASRAGFKIGDVIVAINEQEIHSKEDVWAVIDNSDVKGGDVLEMRVIRQGRNISLSLKLEEIR
- the fsa gene encoding fructose-6-phosphate aldolase encodes the protein MKFFIDTADINEIRQAAALGVLDGVTTNPSLVSKVPGKFEDILRAICQLVNGPVSAEVVSLDADGMIREGRELAKIHPNIVVKIPITKDGLRAIKQLESEGIRVNVTLIFSASQALLAAKAGASYVSPFVGRIDDISDWGMDLVRDIVTIFRNYQFKTEIIVASIRNPLHVVEAALAGAHIATIPFKVIEQLVKHPLTDLGIERFLADWEKVKAR
- the purB gene encoding adenylosuccinate lyase is translated as MIQRYTLPAMGAIWTEENKFRTWLKVELCVCEVQAELGAIPAEAMEQIRGKAQFNTQRILEIEREVKHDVIAFLTNVAEYVGEASRYVHLGMTSSDLLDTANALLLKEAGEIIRNDLIQLREVIKRRALEHRYSYCIGRSHGVHAEPTTFGLKLAVWYDELGRHLARLDQAIEMIAVGKLSGAVGTFSHLNPDIEARVGEKLNLKMAPASTQIVQRDRYAHFLTTLALIGCSLEKFATEIRNLQRTEILEVEEFFSKGQKGSSAMPHKRNPINCEQIAGLSRIVRANALAAMENVSLWHERDITHSSVERIILPDSTILIDYMLNRFAAIMDQLLVYPENMMANLEKTQGVIFSQAVLLALTQKGMLRETAYRLVQDCAMQVWQNKGSFKQLLMTNAEIRQVLSPSEIDACFDLRVHLRNIDSIFQRVGII